In a genomic window of Saccharothrix sp. HUAS TT1:
- a CDS encoding ATP-binding protein — protein sequence MTALTIDRTDVDGAAVVRPTGKLDLTTYRQLRDELLKCAVDEPTAVIVRLDAAFECATPALLSVFAMVWLRVAEWPGIPVMLVAEPAHHRALTTSSATSVPRFRTLDTALAAVERPPECRHDETRLPGTTKSGLLARNFVRAACERWRVTDLVHNALTVATELVENAVRHAHSAPLLRLELRGHRLTIAVCDDSPEPPAEPEQRGGRPRRSRQSPGEPRKPQSRRPGGWGMSIVASLSRTWGCYPWRRGGKVVWAILGD from the coding sequence ATGACCGCGCTCACGATCGACCGCACCGACGTGGACGGCGCGGCGGTCGTGCGCCCGACCGGCAAACTCGACCTGACCACCTACCGGCAACTGCGCGACGAACTGCTCAAGTGCGCAGTGGACGAGCCGACGGCCGTCATCGTGCGCCTGGACGCCGCCTTCGAGTGCGCCACACCGGCCCTGCTGTCCGTCTTCGCCATGGTGTGGCTGCGGGTCGCGGAGTGGCCGGGAATCCCGGTGATGCTGGTGGCCGAACCGGCGCACCACCGCGCCCTCACCACCAGCAGCGCGACCTCGGTGCCCCGGTTCCGCACCCTGGACACGGCCCTCGCCGCCGTCGAACGGCCGCCCGAGTGCCGGCACGACGAGACCCGCCTGCCCGGAACCACGAAGAGCGGCCTGCTGGCGCGGAACTTCGTCCGCGCGGCGTGCGAGCGCTGGCGCGTCACCGACCTCGTCCACAACGCCCTCACCGTCGCGACCGAACTGGTGGAGAACGCCGTCCGGCACGCGCACTCCGCACCGCTGCTGCGGCTGGAGCTGCGCGGCCACCGGCTGACCATCGCGGTGTGCGACGACAGTCCCGAACCGCCCGCGGAGCCGGAACAGCGCGGCGGCCGGCCGCGCAGGTCCCGGCAGTCCCCGGGCGAACCGCGCAAGCCCCAGTCGCGACGACCGGGCGGCTGGGGCATGTCGATCGTGGCCTCGCTCAGCCGGACCTGGGGCTGCTACCCGTGGCGGCGTGGCGGCAAGGTCGTCTGGGCGATCCTGGGCGACTGA
- a CDS encoding NlpC/P60 family protein — MTAVSALVGSALPLPHAVADPDAPATASEALRQYNELSHQAETLNEEHLRAQEALSNAQGALDQANRDLTTAQQAQDALRGQVDQLTVASFEGARFSQLSALLVSDSQQDFLNRMSALGVLAGNNAEALHALSDAVDLANDAAHRANEASEAATGAIADIDQRKAALDGQIGEARDAYRSLSPAERAALNNAGDMSAIPVPASTAGRALAFALGERGKPYVYGSNGPNTWDCSSLMQAAYRSVGIAIPRTTYGQATIGRQVSRNDVRAGDLVIYYSGQTHVAMAIDGLRAVHASTEGVPVKVQDIESIGPVSVIRRVID; from the coding sequence GTGACCGCCGTCTCCGCGCTGGTCGGCTCCGCACTGCCGCTGCCCCACGCCGTCGCGGACCCCGACGCGCCGGCCACCGCCTCCGAGGCGTTGCGGCAGTACAACGAGCTGTCGCACCAGGCCGAGACGTTGAACGAGGAGCACCTGCGCGCGCAGGAAGCCCTGTCCAACGCCCAGGGCGCGCTCGACCAGGCCAACCGCGACCTGACCACGGCCCAGCAGGCGCAGGACGCGCTGCGCGGCCAGGTCGACCAGCTCACCGTGGCGTCGTTCGAGGGCGCGCGGTTCAGCCAGCTGTCGGCGTTGCTGGTCAGCGACTCGCAGCAGGACTTCCTCAACCGCATGTCGGCGCTCGGCGTGCTGGCGGGCAACAACGCCGAGGCGTTGCACGCCCTCAGCGACGCCGTCGACCTGGCCAACGACGCCGCCCACCGCGCCAACGAGGCGTCCGAAGCGGCGACCGGCGCCATCGCGGACATCGACCAGCGCAAGGCCGCGCTGGACGGGCAGATCGGCGAGGCCCGCGACGCCTACCGCTCGCTGAGCCCGGCCGAGCGGGCGGCGTTGAACAACGCGGGCGACATGAGCGCGATCCCGGTGCCCGCGAGCACCGCCGGTCGGGCGCTCGCATTCGCGCTGGGCGAGCGCGGCAAGCCCTACGTCTACGGCTCGAACGGCCCGAACACGTGGGACTGCTCCAGCCTCATGCAGGCGGCGTACCGGTCGGTGGGCATCGCGATCCCGCGCACCACCTACGGCCAGGCCACCATCGGCAGGCAGGTGTCGCGCAACGACGTCCGGGCGGGCGACCTGGTGATCTACTACTCGGGCCAGACGCACGTGGCGATGGCGATCGACGGCCTGCGCGCCGTGCACGCGTCCACCGAGGGCGTTCCGGTGAAGGTGCAGGACATCGAGTCCATCGGACCGGTCAGCGTGATCCGGCGCGTGATCGACTGA
- a CDS encoding PfkB family carbohydrate kinase, protein MRIAVVGQIARDLVLVVPEVPGSGGSADVLERREVLGGKGPNIARGARQLGATAAVVGVVGDDREGRLLVERLDADGVATTAVVCREATRSALIVDVVCDGGYRLLQDIPEGTLLTAQDVRAASATLAGADAVVVQLEQPAEAALAAVRAATGLVVLDGAPDGREAELLAAADVLRADHQEAERWTGRSISGTDDAVRVGRELLARGPSVVALEVSGEANVLVWGEDSAVIPLSDEEVVDTTGGGDAFVAALTVALTRGDDPADAGRLATAASGRAVRHPGGRTDLTGLRLEDAS, encoded by the coding sequence ATGCGGATCGCGGTGGTCGGCCAGATAGCCCGTGACCTGGTGCTCGTGGTGCCCGAGGTGCCCGGATCGGGCGGCAGCGCGGACGTGCTGGAACGCCGCGAAGTGCTCGGCGGGAAGGGCCCGAACATCGCCCGGGGCGCCAGGCAGCTGGGCGCAACGGCCGCCGTCGTCGGCGTCGTCGGGGACGACCGGGAGGGCCGCCTGCTGGTCGAGCGGCTGGACGCGGACGGCGTAGCCACGACCGCGGTGGTGTGCCGGGAGGCGACCAGGTCCGCGCTGATCGTGGACGTCGTGTGCGACGGCGGGTACCGCCTCCTCCAGGACATCCCCGAGGGGACCCTGTTGACGGCGCAGGACGTGCGCGCGGCGTCGGCGACGCTGGCCGGCGCGGACGCGGTGGTCGTCCAGCTGGAACAGCCCGCCGAGGCGGCGCTGGCCGCGGTGCGCGCCGCCACCGGGCTGGTGGTGCTGGACGGCGCGCCCGACGGGCGGGAGGCCGAACTCCTGGCCGCCGCCGACGTGCTCCGCGCCGACCACCAGGAGGCGGAGCGGTGGACCGGGCGGTCGATCTCCGGGACGGACGACGCCGTGCGGGTGGGTCGCGAGCTGCTGGCGCGCGGGCCGTCGGTGGTGGCGCTGGAGGTGTCCGGCGAGGCCAACGTGCTGGTGTGGGGCGAGGACTCGGCGGTGATCCCGCTGAGCGACGAGGAGGTCGTGGACACGACCGGCGGCGGTGACGCGTTCGTGGCCGCGCTGACCGTGGCCCTGACGCGCGGTGACGACCCGGCGGACGCGGGCCGGCTGGCCACCGCCGCCTCGGGGCGCGCGGTCCGCCACCCGGGCGGGCGGACGGACCTGACCGGGTTGAGGCTCGAAGACGCCTCGTGA
- a CDS encoding ArsR/SmtB family transcription factor — MHAFDVLGDPVRRRILELLADGELSSGAVTEVVRREFGISQPAVSQHLRVLRENGFARVRAEGARRLYAVDDQGLREVDEWLDRFRRFWSGHLDALATELARGKRERRLKEEEQ; from the coding sequence GTGCACGCGTTCGACGTTCTCGGCGATCCGGTGCGACGCCGCATCTTGGAGCTGCTGGCCGACGGCGAGCTGTCCTCCGGCGCGGTCACGGAGGTGGTCCGCCGGGAGTTCGGCATCTCGCAGCCCGCCGTCTCCCAGCACCTGCGGGTGCTGCGCGAGAACGGCTTCGCCCGCGTCCGCGCGGAGGGCGCCCGGCGGCTCTACGCGGTGGACGACCAGGGCCTGCGCGAGGTGGACGAGTGGCTGGACCGGTTCCGCCGGTTCTGGAGCGGGCACCTCGACGCGCTGGCCACCGAGCTCGCGCGCGGCAAGCGCGAGCGACGACTCAAGGAGGAAGAACAGTGA
- a CDS encoding endo-1,4-beta-xylanase, with amino-acid sequence MREVGPDRAGNTAAAAPAAAAGPTLRDLAARHDLAFGTAVDLRALAGDQEYRERVAAQFDHVTAENAMKWDALAPARDRYDWGPADALVAFARANGQRVRGHTLVWHNQNPAWLADVPADELGAVLRHHVQTTVRRFRGAVWQWDVVNEAVEEDGSLRDTVWLRALGPGYVADAFRWAHEADPDALLFYNDYEVEDVNAKSDGVHELVRELRRRGVPIHGVGVQGHLKAGSPPRSMRENLGRFADLGLRTAVTEADVRVVVPADPAKLAAQAEGYRALLDACLATPGCLSFTVWGYTDRYSWVPGWFEGEGTANILDENFAAKPAHRALRDGLSSGGAIRRD; translated from the coding sequence GTGCGGGAAGTCGGGCCCGACCGGGCCGGGAACACCGCTGCCGCCGCACCCGCGGCGGCAGCGGGGCCGACGCTGCGGGACCTCGCGGCCCGGCACGACCTCGCGTTCGGCACCGCGGTGGACCTGCGGGCGCTGGCCGGTGACCAGGAGTACCGGGAGCGGGTCGCGGCGCAGTTCGACCACGTCACCGCCGAGAACGCGATGAAGTGGGACGCCCTGGCGCCCGCCCGCGACCGGTACGACTGGGGTCCGGCGGACGCGCTGGTCGCGTTCGCCCGGGCCAACGGGCAGCGGGTGCGCGGCCACACGCTGGTCTGGCACAACCAGAACCCGGCCTGGCTGGCGGACGTGCCCGCCGACGAGCTGGGCGCCGTGCTGCGACACCACGTGCAGACGACCGTGCGGCGCTTCAGGGGCGCGGTGTGGCAGTGGGACGTGGTGAACGAGGCGGTGGAGGAGGACGGGTCGCTGCGCGACACCGTCTGGCTGCGGGCCTTGGGGCCGGGGTACGTCGCGGACGCGTTCCGGTGGGCGCACGAGGCCGACCCGGACGCGCTGCTGTTCTACAACGACTACGAGGTCGAGGACGTCAACGCGAAGAGCGACGGCGTCCACGAGCTGGTGCGCGAGCTGAGGCGCCGGGGCGTGCCGATCCACGGGGTCGGCGTGCAGGGGCACCTCAAGGCGGGGAGCCCGCCGCGGTCGATGCGGGAGAACCTGGGGCGGTTCGCCGACCTGGGGCTGCGCACCGCGGTGACGGAGGCCGACGTGCGGGTCGTGGTGCCCGCCGACCCGGCCAAGCTGGCCGCCCAGGCGGAGGGGTACCGCGCGCTGCTGGACGCGTGCCTCGCGACGCCGGGCTGCCTGTCGTTCACGGTCTGGGGGTACACGGACAGGTACTCCTGGGTGCCCGGGTGGTTCGAGGGTGAAGGTACGGCCAACATCCTCGACGAGAACTTCGCCGCCAAGCCCGCCCACCGGGCGTTGCGCGACGGCCTCTCGTCCGGCGGCGCGATCCGCCGGGACTGA
- a CDS encoding carbohydrate ABC transporter permease encodes MKSRPNWPAGLFALVWLAIVVGPLLYLVTVSLRTRSEYLGKSVWELPDALTFDNYVTVLTGGFGQYLLNNVIVTVATVAIVVLVTVPAAYAVVRNTGPFVQRGFTLILMGLAIPAQATIIPVYLMITRMQLYDTLTAIILPTAAFALPVAMLVLVNSLRDVPKELYEAQAIDGAGPLRVLVSLVLPLARPAIMTVVVYTALNAWNGFLFPLVLTQSESSRVLTLGLWDFQGQFGTNVPALLAAVTLSVLPIFVVYLIGRRFLLSGLTAGFGK; translated from the coding sequence GTGAAGTCTCGTCCCAACTGGCCCGCCGGGCTGTTCGCCCTGGTGTGGCTGGCGATCGTCGTCGGACCGCTGCTCTACCTGGTCACGGTCTCGCTGCGGACGCGCTCCGAGTACCTCGGCAAGAGCGTGTGGGAGCTGCCGGACGCGCTGACGTTCGACAACTACGTCACCGTGCTGACCGGCGGGTTCGGCCAGTACCTGCTGAACAACGTGATCGTGACGGTCGCGACCGTGGCGATCGTGGTGCTGGTGACCGTGCCCGCCGCCTACGCGGTGGTGCGCAACACCGGGCCGTTCGTGCAGCGCGGGTTCACCCTGATCCTGATGGGACTGGCGATCCCCGCCCAGGCCACGATCATCCCGGTGTACCTGATGATCACCCGGATGCAGCTGTACGACACGCTCACCGCGATCATCCTGCCGACGGCGGCGTTCGCGCTGCCGGTGGCGATGCTGGTGCTGGTCAACAGCCTGCGCGACGTGCCGAAGGAGCTGTACGAGGCGCAGGCCATCGACGGCGCGGGCCCGTTGCGGGTGCTGGTGTCGCTGGTGCTGCCGCTGGCCCGGCCGGCGATCATGACCGTGGTCGTCTACACGGCGCTCAACGCGTGGAACGGGTTCCTCTTCCCGCTGGTGCTCACCCAGTCGGAGTCGTCGCGGGTGCTGACCCTCGGGTTGTGGGACTTCCAGGGCCAGTTCGGCACGAACGTGCCGGCGCTGCTCGCGGCCGTGACGCTGTCCGTGCTGCCGATCTTCGTGGTGTACCTGATCGGGCGGCGGTTCCTGCTCAGCGGCCTCACGGCCGGTTTCGGCAAGTAG
- a CDS encoding lytic polysaccharide monooxygenase, protein MSLRLKRFGALAVAALGVIGVTSVFVQSGVALAHGSMTYPPSRTYACYEDGRIGGGGGDLNPTNPACVAAVQLGGKQPLWDWYGNLISLAGGKHRELIADGDLCGPTTKYDAYNLARSDWPVTTLRAGASINFKYNAWAPHPGTWDQYVTKDGFDVTQPLKWSDLEPVPFDSITNPPLGSGEYSWNGTLPNKSGRHVIYSIWQRSDSPEAFYSCSDVNFTGGTGGGDTQAPTAPGTPTATATANSVALSWSAASDNQGVSGYQVFREAGATDVAVATSSGTTATVTGLTADTAYQFYVVARDAAGNTSPPSAVVSVRTATGGGTTPGACAVTYSVPSSWSGGFTANVTVKNTGASAVSAWQLAWDVPSGQGITQAWSAEVSVAAGKATAKGASWNQNIQPGQTVSFGFNGSSQGTPANPTSFALNGATCAAA, encoded by the coding sequence ATGTCCTTGCGACTCAAGCGCTTTGGGGCGTTGGCCGTTGCCGCGCTCGGCGTCATCGGTGTGACCAGCGTGTTCGTCCAGAGCGGCGTGGCGCTGGCGCACGGCTCGATGACCTACCCCCCAAGCCGGACCTACGCCTGCTACGAGGACGGCAGGATCGGGGGCGGCGGCGGTGACCTGAACCCGACCAACCCGGCGTGCGTCGCCGCGGTGCAGCTCGGCGGCAAGCAACCGCTGTGGGACTGGTACGGCAACCTGATCAGCCTGGCCGGTGGCAAGCACCGCGAGCTGATCGCCGACGGCGACCTGTGCGGTCCGACCACCAAGTACGACGCCTACAACCTGGCTCGCAGCGACTGGCCGGTGACCACGTTGCGGGCGGGCGCGTCGATCAACTTCAAGTACAACGCGTGGGCGCCGCACCCCGGCACCTGGGACCAGTACGTCACCAAGGACGGGTTCGACGTCACGCAGCCGCTGAAGTGGTCCGACCTGGAGCCCGTGCCGTTCGACAGCATCACCAACCCGCCGCTGGGCAGCGGCGAGTACTCGTGGAACGGCACCCTGCCCAACAAGTCCGGCCGCCACGTCATCTACTCGATCTGGCAGCGCAGCGACAGCCCCGAGGCGTTCTACAGCTGCTCGGACGTGAACTTCACCGGCGGCACCGGCGGCGGTGACACCCAGGCGCCGACCGCGCCGGGCACGCCGACCGCCACGGCGACGGCGAACTCGGTCGCGCTGAGCTGGTCCGCGGCGTCGGACAACCAGGGCGTCAGCGGCTACCAGGTGTTCCGCGAGGCGGGCGCCACGGACGTCGCGGTCGCGACCTCCTCCGGCACCACGGCCACCGTCACCGGGTTGACCGCGGACACCGCCTACCAGTTCTACGTGGTGGCGCGGGACGCGGCGGGCAACACCTCGCCGCCGTCGGCGGTGGTGTCGGTGCGGACCGCCACGGGCGGCGGCACGACGCCGGGCGCGTGCGCGGTGACGTACAGCGTGCCCAGCTCGTGGTCCGGTGGGTTCACCGCGAACGTGACGGTGAAGAACACGGGCGCCAGCGCGGTCAGCGCTTGGCAGCTGGCGTGGGACGTGCCGTCCGGCCAGGGCATCACCCAGGCGTGGTCGGCCGAGGTCTCCGTCGCGGCGGGCAAGGCCACCGCGAAGGGGGCGAGTTGGAACCAGAACATCCAGCCGGGCCAGACGGTGAGCTTCGGGTTCAACGGGTCGTCGCAGGGGACGCCCGCCAACCCGACGTCGTTCGCCCTCAACGGCGCCACCTGCGCCGCGGCCTGA
- a CDS encoding extracellular solute-binding protein translates to MGLVALTAVVSACGTSGPGETNTGALKIWALEDPVLNKIENQSIDSFKAGGGNASLETFGNDPYKQRLRVAIGSPQAPDLFFNWGGGNLKEYVDAGKVADLTSVLEENKAVKDAFIPSVLDGAKLGDKYYGVPMRGMQPVLLFFNKKVFTEAGAQPPTTWDELLTLVDTFKAKGITPIALAGTQAWTELMWAEYVLDRVAGPEVFKNIRDNGPAGWKDPAVVEAMTKLKDLIDRGAFGTSFASVGYDAGGASTILAQGKAAMHLMGSWEYTNQLDQSPDFVKNGDLGWVAFPSISGGKGDAGNLVGNVSNFYSATTDSKSLDAAKKFVTTELNKDSYIEALVAAGDVPPVVGAEEKLKKSPNPEYASFIYELVLDSKNFQLSWDQDLPADDATFMLTQLQEFFLGKVSPQQFVDAVAAR, encoded by the coding sequence ATGGGGCTCGTGGCCTTGACAGCAGTGGTGTCCGCGTGTGGCACGTCCGGTCCGGGCGAGACCAACACGGGCGCGCTGAAGATCTGGGCGCTTGAGGACCCGGTGCTCAACAAGATCGAGAACCAGTCGATCGACTCGTTCAAGGCGGGCGGCGGCAACGCCTCGCTGGAGACGTTCGGCAACGACCCGTACAAGCAGCGGCTCCGGGTGGCCATCGGCTCCCCCCAGGCCCCCGACCTGTTCTTCAACTGGGGAGGTGGCAACCTGAAGGAGTACGTCGACGCCGGCAAGGTCGCCGACCTGACCTCGGTGCTGGAGGAGAACAAGGCCGTCAAGGACGCGTTCATCCCCAGCGTGCTGGACGGCGCGAAGCTCGGCGACAAGTACTACGGCGTGCCGATGCGCGGCATGCAGCCGGTGCTGCTGTTCTTCAACAAGAAGGTCTTCACCGAGGCGGGCGCGCAGCCGCCGACCACTTGGGACGAACTGCTCACCCTGGTGGACACGTTCAAGGCGAAGGGCATCACGCCGATCGCCCTGGCCGGCACCCAGGCGTGGACCGAGCTGATGTGGGCCGAGTACGTGCTCGACCGCGTCGCGGGCCCCGAGGTGTTCAAGAACATCCGGGACAACGGCCCCGCGGGCTGGAAGGACCCGGCCGTGGTCGAGGCCATGACCAAGCTCAAGGACCTCATCGACCGGGGCGCGTTCGGCACCAGCTTCGCCTCCGTCGGCTACGACGCCGGTGGCGCGTCGACCATCCTGGCGCAGGGCAAGGCCGCGATGCACCTCATGGGTTCCTGGGAGTACACCAACCAGCTGGACCAGAGCCCCGACTTCGTCAAGAACGGCGACCTGGGCTGGGTGGCGTTCCCGTCCATCTCCGGTGGCAAGGGCGACGCGGGCAACCTGGTCGGCAACGTGAGCAACTTCTACTCCGCGACCACCGACTCGAAGAGCCTGGACGCGGCGAAGAAGTTCGTCACGACCGAGCTGAACAAGGACTCCTACATCGAGGCGCTGGTCGCCGCCGGTGACGTCCCGCCGGTGGTGGGCGCCGAGGAGAAGCTGAAGAAGTCGCCGAACCCGGAGTACGCGTCGTTCATCTACGAGCTGGTGCTGGACTCGAAGAACTTCCAGCTGTCCTGGGACCAGGACCTGCCCGCGGACGACGCCACGTTCATGCTCACCCAGCTCCAGGAGTTCTTCCTGGGCAAGGTCTCGCCGCAGCAGTTCGTCGACGCGGTGGCCGCGCGCTGA
- a CDS encoding LacI family DNA-binding transcriptional regulator, which produces MPTKADPSPSDGTASGKITIAAIAAEAGVSVPTVSKVMNGRADVAPHTRERVEAIIRRHGYQRRADERSRRSNLVELMFHELESAWALEIIRGAEQVAAEQGLALVLSESQGRLTPGHGWLEGVIARKPLAVISVFSDLTSSQLAKLRARDIPVVVVDPIGEPQLETPSIGATNWNGGLTATRHLIELGHRRIAMIGGPERVLCSRARVDGYRAALETAGLAFDPDLVRYGDFHVESGRAQFAPLLDLPDPPTAVFAGSDLQALGVYEAARAAGLRIPEDLSVIGFDDLPVAQWVGPPLTTVRQPLQDMAAAGTRLAITLARGEEPEHRRIELATTLVVRQSTAAPR; this is translated from the coding sequence ATGCCGACCAAAGCCGACCCGTCACCCTCGGATGGCACAGCCTCGGGCAAGATCACCATCGCCGCCATCGCGGCGGAGGCCGGGGTCTCGGTTCCGACTGTTTCGAAGGTCATGAACGGTCGCGCGGACGTCGCTCCGCACACCCGGGAACGGGTCGAGGCGATCATCCGGAGGCACGGCTACCAGCGGCGCGCCGACGAGCGGTCGAGGCGGTCCAACCTGGTGGAACTGATGTTCCACGAGTTGGAGAGCGCCTGGGCGCTGGAGATCATCCGGGGCGCCGAGCAGGTCGCCGCCGAGCAGGGCCTGGCGCTGGTGCTGTCGGAGTCGCAGGGCAGGCTCACGCCCGGCCACGGCTGGCTCGAAGGCGTCATCGCCCGCAAGCCGCTCGCGGTGATCTCCGTCTTCTCCGACCTCACGTCGTCGCAGCTGGCGAAGCTGCGCGCGCGGGACATCCCGGTCGTCGTGGTCGACCCGATCGGCGAACCCCAGCTGGAAACCCCGTCCATAGGGGCCACCAACTGGAACGGCGGCCTGACCGCCACCCGCCACCTCATCGAGCTGGGCCACCGCCGCATCGCCATGATCGGCGGTCCGGAGCGCGTGCTGTGCAGCCGCGCCCGCGTGGACGGCTACCGCGCCGCGCTGGAGACCGCCGGCCTCGCGTTCGACCCGGACCTGGTCCGCTACGGCGACTTCCACGTCGAGTCCGGCCGCGCGCAGTTCGCGCCGCTGCTCGACCTGCCGGACCCGCCCACCGCCGTGTTCGCCGGTTCCGACCTCCAGGCCCTCGGCGTGTACGAGGCAGCGCGCGCCGCCGGTCTGCGCATCCCCGAAGACCTCAGCGTCATCGGTTTCGACGACCTCCCGGTCGCCCAGTGGGTGGGCCCGCCGCTGACCACGGTCCGGCAGCCGCTGCAGGACATGGCCGCGGCGGGCACCCGTCTCGCCATCACGCTGGCACGTGGTGAAGAGCCCGAACACCGCCGAATCGAGCTTGCCACCACGCTGGTGGTGCGTCAGAGCACCGCCGCGCCGCGTTGA
- a CDS encoding hemerythrin domain-containing protein, with translation MPDVVDLIMQDHREVERLFTELKDHPEKRPLLVPVLISVLVAHSRAEEAEVYPVAKDEAGETEEVEHSQEEHAEAEQLLIKLAGTDPTSPSFEDVLEELVESVTHHVEEEESSVLPGMRQRLDERRREELGRAFAESRARHMGDRPGEATREELLAQARNAGVTGASGMSKPQLQKELHPS, from the coding sequence ATGCCCGATGTTGTCGATCTGATCATGCAGGACCACCGCGAGGTGGAGCGCCTGTTCACCGAGCTGAAGGACCACCCGGAGAAGCGGCCGCTGCTGGTGCCCGTGCTGATCTCCGTGCTCGTGGCGCACAGCCGGGCCGAGGAGGCCGAGGTCTACCCGGTCGCCAAGGACGAGGCCGGGGAGACCGAGGAGGTCGAGCACAGCCAGGAGGAGCACGCCGAGGCCGAGCAGCTGCTGATCAAGCTGGCCGGGACCGACCCGACCTCGCCGTCGTTCGAGGACGTGCTGGAGGAGCTGGTCGAGTCGGTGACGCACCACGTCGAGGAAGAGGAGTCGTCCGTGCTGCCGGGCATGCGGCAGAGGTTGGACGAGCGGCGGCGCGAGGAGCTGGGGCGGGCGTTCGCGGAGAGCCGGGCCCGGCACATGGGCGACCGGCCGGGTGAGGCGACGCGCGAGGAACTGCTGGCGCAGGCGCGCAACGCGGGCGTCACGGGCGCCTCGGGGATGAGCAAGCCTCAGCTGCAGAAGGAGCTGCACCCGTCCTGA
- a CDS encoding STAS domain-containing protein: protein MDDFTDVVTLATREVSAGVVVVEVSGELDMATTPVVEEYVLRRLDDVGRVLVLDLSGVTFFGSTGINLLITLRTACEAAGSQLRVVATTKVVLHPLELTDLTQHFTIVAEAS from the coding sequence ATGGACGATTTCACCGACGTCGTGACGCTCGCGACGCGCGAGGTGTCCGCGGGCGTGGTGGTCGTGGAGGTCTCGGGCGAACTGGACATGGCGACGACGCCGGTGGTGGAGGAGTACGTGCTCCGCCGGCTCGACGACGTGGGCCGGGTGCTGGTGCTCGACCTCTCCGGCGTCACGTTCTTCGGATCGACCGGCATCAACCTGCTGATCACGTTGCGCACGGCGTGCGAGGCGGCGGGTTCGCAGCTGCGGGTGGTGGCGACGACGAAGGTCGTGCTGCACCCGTTGGAGCTGACCGACTTGACCCAGCACTTCACCATCGTCGCGGAGGCGAGCTGA
- a CDS encoding carbohydrate ABC transporter permease: MSSQRPSAWYAVPAFAFFALFAALPMLLVIYLSFTAWDGLGSPAVNGGENWSRLLEDSEARASVWRTLLLMVVSWLVQTPIALLIGVWAAGKQRSRAVLSSIFFLPLLLSTAAIALLWQALLEPNFGAFVGGPLFLGDPDIALYTVVLVISWQFIPFHTLLYQGAARAVPPSLYEAATLDGASRVSKFRHITLPQLRYTVVTSSVLMLVGSLTTFDTVLILTNGGPGTATRILPLHMYITGFSGFEMGYASTIAVVLVVLGTALSLAVMRWSGFRSMSSQQEGS, translated from the coding sequence ATGTCGTCCCAGCGGCCTTCGGCCTGGTACGCCGTGCCGGCGTTCGCGTTCTTCGCCCTGTTCGCCGCGCTGCCCATGCTGCTCGTGATCTACCTGAGCTTCACCGCTTGGGACGGGCTGGGCAGCCCGGCGGTCAACGGGGGCGAGAACTGGTCCCGGTTGCTCGAGGACAGCGAGGCGCGCGCCTCGGTGTGGCGCACCCTGTTGCTGATGGTCGTGTCGTGGCTCGTCCAGACCCCGATCGCGTTGCTGATCGGGGTCTGGGCGGCCGGCAAGCAGCGGTCCCGAGCGGTGCTCAGCTCGATCTTCTTCCTGCCGCTGCTGCTGTCCACGGCCGCCATCGCGTTGTTGTGGCAGGCGCTGCTCGAACCGAACTTCGGCGCGTTCGTCGGCGGGCCGCTGTTCCTGGGTGACCCGGACATCGCGCTCTACACGGTGGTGCTGGTGATCTCCTGGCAGTTCATCCCGTTCCACACCCTGCTCTACCAGGGCGCGGCGCGGGCGGTGCCGCCGTCGCTGTACGAGGCGGCGACCCTCGACGGGGCCTCGCGGGTGAGCAAGTTCCGGCACATCACGCTGCCGCAGCTGCGGTACACGGTGGTCACGTCGTCGGTGCTGATGCTGGTCGGCTCGCTGACCACGTTCGACACCGTGCTGATCCTGACCAACGGCGGACCGGGCACCGCGACCCGCATCCTGCCGCTGCACATGTACATCACCGGCTTCAGCGGGTTCGAGATGGGCTACGCGAGCACGATCGCGGTCGTGCTGGTCGTGCTCGGCACCGCGCTGTCGCTCGCGGTCATGCGCTGGAGCGGGTTCCGCTCGATGAGCAGCCAGCAGGAGGGGTCGTGA